Proteins encoded by one window of Candidatus Sumerlaea chitinivorans:
- a CDS encoding Type IV fimbrial assembly protein PilC has product MLLKAKSSIVLAILFVPLALGSVFIWREVLAAATEVEGVPRSTADQMVRFGLALLLLTVWVMYIHLFAQSRYARYRVAVLRRAYYCYLRDGIELGGDPARITEGFANSDLPQAMKKVFTEIAAELRTGAPLSNALSKRPAIFPSSDLAVITTAEKGDSLSAALSMLSEPALSSPSRFGANRHLALAYSEGLVLLAVSWLILLRFSVLEQEFLQSDVAPAKVWPFSYGLLAVWSYVVVGVLVLAVAIRVLHFVYRRSALACRMVRAIAGPLREFSWQEALIRFSLTLGTFLKYGVSIEQALRAAVQASRDPVLRAFLPKLEKRLASGMPLKEVFAIVPQLSREFSNLLARAQSSDSMPNVLLTAGRAQLEIWVKQRHALAHTLGISAHSIVLLSGVGLATTVYLAIFKIVTCIPYT; this is encoded by the coding sequence ATGTTGTTGAAGGCGAAATCCTCGATCGTTCTGGCAATACTGTTTGTGCCCCTCGCGCTCGGTTCGGTTTTCATTTGGAGAGAAGTGCTTGCTGCAGCGACAGAGGTTGAGGGTGTGCCAAGGAGTACTGCGGATCAGATGGTGCGCTTTGGCTTAGCGCTGCTTCTGCTTACTGTTTGGGTGATGTACATTCACCTGTTCGCACAGTCGCGCTATGCGCGGTATCGCGTGGCGGTGCTACGAAGAGCCTATTATTGCTACTTGCGCGATGGCATCGAGCTTGGGGGCGATCCCGCACGCATCACCGAGGGGTTTGCCAACAGCGACCTGCCACAGGCCATGAAGAAAGTTTTCACCGAGATAGCGGCTGAACTCCGCACAGGAGCGCCTCTGTCCAACGCGCTGAGCAAGCGACCGGCAATCTTCCCGAGCTCAGATCTTGCAGTCATCACAACTGCCGAAAAAGGCGACTCACTGAGTGCCGCGCTCAGCATGTTATCAGAGCCGGCTCTCTCGAGTCCGTCCAGGTTTGGCGCAAATCGCCACCTAGCACTTGCATATTCCGAGGGTCTCGTTCTTCTCGCCGTTTCTTGGCTGATCCTTTTGCGATTCAGCGTTTTGGAACAAGAATTCCTGCAGTCCGATGTGGCACCGGCGAAGGTTTGGCCGTTCTCCTATGGGTTGCTTGCCGTGTGGTCCTACGTAGTGGTAGGTGTTCTCGTCTTGGCAGTGGCGATTCGTGTCCTGCACTTCGTTTATCGGCGAAGTGCGCTCGCGTGTCGCATGGTGCGCGCGATTGCCGGCCCGCTGCGTGAGTTTTCATGGCAAGAGGCGCTCATACGCTTCTCGCTCACTCTCGGTACATTCCTAAAGTATGGCGTGTCGATAGAGCAGGCCCTGCGGGCTGCTGTGCAGGCGTCTCGCGATCCTGTGTTGCGGGCATTTTTGCCTAAGTTGGAGAAGCGACTCGCGTCCGGTATGCCGCTGAAGGAAGTGTTCGCAATTGTTCCGCAACTTTCCAGAGAGTTCTCAAATCTGCTTGCTCGTGCACAGAGCTCAGACTCCATGCCGAATGTTCTGCTCACCGCAGGAAGGGCCCAGTTAGAGATTTGGGTAAAGCAACGGCATGCTCTCGCACACACGCTCGGCATCTCTGCTCACAGCATTGTTCTCTTAAGCGGTGTTGGACTCGCGACCACTGTCTACCTCGCCATTTTCAAAATTGTGACCTGCATCCCTTACACGTGA
- a CDS encoding Type IV fimbrial assembly, ATPase PilB: protein MTEITKENRVAAEADQHEPPTVLAFLKQEIEQLGALDEMAVPELTDRILNAAQELRASDIHLEARPDHYLVRYRVDGQLIPVARLSRKRGENVIARLKMLAKVLTYRKRLPQDGRLGNDDGLALRAAFMPTLHGEKAVLRLPTQIAPRRLEELGLSATDLGRLQRALLRSHGVILFTGPCSSGKSTSIYAALRFLLDRSPLIPNIATLEDPIEQEIDGVNQTQIDPTGGLTFLTGLRTLLRMDPDVIVVGEIRDEETAATVMQAGLSGHLVLSTIHSGTTAQVYARLLHMGIEPFLLAGAISGVVAQRLARQLCAQCKRPISATGTENLWAGEGLPIPDHLYEVGGCPACSETGYRGRRAGFEVSVPDDPLREAIVRKAPTAELRQLVLASGTTSLWKAALQCVAAGLITLAEARRIVGEA, encoded by the coding sequence ATGACGGAAATCACGAAGGAAAACAGAGTGGCAGCAGAAGCGGACCAGCATGAGCCGCCAACGGTTCTTGCTTTCCTGAAGCAAGAAATCGAACAGTTGGGGGCCTTAGACGAAATGGCCGTCCCCGAATTGACGGACAGGATCTTGAACGCCGCTCAGGAGTTGCGCGCAAGTGACATTCATTTGGAAGCAAGACCAGATCATTACCTCGTCCGCTACCGGGTGGATGGTCAACTGATCCCTGTCGCAAGATTGTCGCGCAAGCGCGGCGAAAACGTCATAGCGCGCCTGAAAATGCTTGCGAAGGTTCTTACGTATCGAAAGCGTTTGCCGCAGGACGGTCGGCTCGGAAACGATGATGGCTTGGCGCTTCGGGCCGCGTTCATGCCAACCCTCCACGGCGAGAAGGCTGTCCTGCGGCTCCCTACCCAGATCGCTCCTCGCCGACTTGAAGAGTTGGGCCTGTCTGCGACTGATTTGGGGCGGCTTCAGCGAGCCCTTCTTCGGTCGCACGGTGTCATACTATTTACCGGCCCTTGTAGCAGCGGCAAGAGCACCTCGATCTACGCAGCCCTGCGCTTTCTCCTCGATCGTTCTCCCCTTATCCCGAATATCGCGACTCTTGAGGATCCCATCGAGCAGGAGATAGATGGGGTCAATCAGACACAGATCGATCCGACGGGCGGGCTCACCTTTCTCACGGGTCTTCGCACTCTTCTGCGAATGGACCCAGACGTGATTGTCGTTGGGGAAATACGCGACGAGGAAACAGCCGCCACCGTCATGCAAGCAGGCCTCAGCGGTCATTTGGTGCTTTCGACGATTCACAGTGGCACGACAGCGCAGGTTTACGCCCGTCTCTTGCACATGGGGATTGAGCCATTTCTTCTGGCGGGCGCCATTTCTGGGGTCGTTGCCCAGCGGCTCGCTCGACAGCTGTGCGCGCAATGTAAGCGCCCGATTTCGGCAACGGGTACGGAAAACTTATGGGCGGGGGAAGGGCTTCCTATTCCAGACCATTTGTACGAGGTAGGGGGATGCCCAGCGTGCTCGGAAACGGGATATCGCGGGCGTCGAGCTGGCTTTGAGGTTTCCGTGCCCGACGATCCACTTCGCGAGGCAATTGTACGCAAAGCCCCAACAGCAGAGCTGCGCCAACTGGTGCTCGCAAGCGGGACCACCTCACTTTGGAAGGCAGCTCTTCAGTGTGTTGCTGCTGGCCTTATCACACTTGCTGAAGCCCGACGCATCGTGGGGGAGGCGTGA
- a CDS encoding ADP-heptose--lipooligosaccharide heptosyltransferase II, which produces MLEFRDIKFDCVLYNGYKPCKYGNECRDCQWYERRSEVVGNPASPVKVTAPGAFGEAGQVRILIIKTGAMGDVLRTTTLLAPLRRAYPRSHITWVTAPPSIPLLMANPNIDRLLALDGETVQTLMRETFDLLLNFEKESEPLALAGKVPARRHLGFAPTQWNTPTVFNPESEYALLLGVSDELKFRKNRKTYPEIIAEMACLPYARDPYQLFLTENGQRRRAEILAGVPQPPRIGINTGCGSVFRTKQWTLAGWVELCEFLHAHLPHVSLLLLGGEAERELNAQILQRCPYLFDTGCGNTLDEFVGVVDACDLVVSSDSLAMHIAIARQKWVVAIFGSTSPVEIELYDRGEKIVTDFSCSPCYLKTCDKQPMCMEALRGDVVGAAVLRGLHRLAATQTIHSAPQEADDEQSCAG; this is translated from the coding sequence ATGCTTGAATTCAGAGACATCAAATTCGATTGCGTTCTCTACAACGGCTACAAGCCGTGCAAGTACGGCAATGAATGCCGAGATTGCCAATGGTACGAGCGGCGGAGCGAGGTGGTTGGCAACCCGGCAAGTCCAGTCAAGGTGACCGCCCCGGGCGCCTTTGGTGAGGCCGGACAGGTGCGCATCCTGATCATCAAAACCGGTGCCATGGGCGATGTGCTCCGCACGACAACCCTTTTGGCTCCGTTGCGCCGAGCGTATCCCCGCTCCCATATCACGTGGGTGACTGCCCCTCCGTCCATTCCGTTGCTGATGGCAAACCCGAATATAGACCGGTTGTTGGCCCTCGACGGCGAAACGGTTCAAACCCTCATGCGCGAGACGTTTGATCTTCTCTTAAACTTTGAGAAGGAAAGTGAGCCGCTTGCACTTGCGGGAAAGGTTCCTGCCCGTAGACACCTTGGTTTTGCACCTACGCAATGGAATACGCCGACGGTATTCAATCCTGAGTCGGAATATGCCTTGCTTCTCGGGGTGAGCGACGAGCTGAAATTTCGCAAGAATCGGAAAACGTATCCAGAAATCATTGCCGAAATGGCCTGCCTGCCATACGCGCGCGATCCCTACCAACTTTTTTTGACTGAAAACGGTCAGCGTCGTCGCGCCGAGATTCTCGCCGGGGTACCCCAGCCACCGCGCATCGGGATCAACACGGGTTGCGGCTCAGTTTTTCGAACCAAGCAGTGGACCTTAGCAGGGTGGGTTGAGTTGTGCGAGTTCTTGCATGCGCACCTTCCACACGTATCGTTGCTGCTTCTCGGAGGTGAAGCCGAGCGCGAACTCAACGCCCAGATCCTTCAGCGCTGTCCCTATCTCTTCGACACCGGCTGCGGCAATACGCTCGACGAGTTCGTCGGTGTGGTGGATGCCTGTGATTTAGTCGTGAGCTCCGACAGTCTGGCAATGCATATCGCGATTGCCCGACAGAAATGGGTCGTCGCAATCTTTGGCTCAACTTCCCCCGTTGAAATTGAGCTTTATGATCGTGGTGAGAAAATTGTGACCGATTTCAGCTGCAGCCCATGCTATTTAAAGACCTGCGACAAGCAGCCCATGTGCATGGAAGCTTTACGCGGTGACGTTGTAGGCGCCGCGGTGTTGCGTGGCCTCCACCGGCTTGCGGCGACCCAGACCATTCATTCTGCTCCTCAAGAGGCGGATGATGAACAATCCTGTGCAGGTTGA
- a CDS encoding Putative integral membrane protein, with amino-acid sequence MRHGVLRGQLLMLASAFCFALMALCTRLLPRLPSIEKVFFRSLFGLILVVCLYVVTRRPLGRPGNYRRLLWRGVAGTAALLCYFYAIDHIGLPKATLYCYTYPVWSALFAWFELREKPHRLTLWSLPLGVVGTLLTLDFSTGHFAFSFGDLVGLAAGALTGSAIVSVRLLRGTESSGWIVIFFTLVGTIVTAFPTALHFVVPHAREWLLVVGMVAFATVAQLLMTNAYRVLTAAQGGLLSLTVVVWSAMFGTLFLGDTMPMRFWIGAAMILGSAAVATLEGTRGESTPVPCD; translated from the coding sequence ATGCGTCACGGAGTTCTCCGCGGTCAGCTCCTTATGCTTGCCTCCGCGTTCTGTTTTGCCTTGATGGCGTTGTGTACGCGCCTGCTCCCGCGTTTACCGAGCATAGAGAAAGTCTTCTTCCGCAGTCTCTTCGGTCTCATCCTCGTCGTGTGCCTCTACGTGGTCACACGTCGCCCCCTTGGACGTCCCGGGAATTACCGACGCCTTCTGTGGCGTGGGGTCGCTGGTACCGCCGCGCTGCTTTGTTATTTCTACGCCATCGATCACATTGGGCTACCGAAGGCAACGCTCTACTGCTATACGTATCCCGTGTGGTCGGCCCTCTTTGCGTGGTTTGAACTGCGCGAAAAACCACATCGGCTTACCCTCTGGTCGCTTCCACTCGGGGTTGTGGGGACCCTTCTCACCTTGGATTTCTCAACTGGACACTTTGCGTTTAGCTTTGGGGACCTCGTCGGACTTGCGGCGGGGGCTCTGACCGGATCAGCGATCGTCAGCGTGCGGCTCCTTCGCGGAACCGAGTCGAGTGGCTGGATTGTGATTTTCTTTACCCTCGTAGGGACCATTGTGACGGCTTTTCCCACCGCATTGCACTTTGTGGTTCCGCACGCTCGGGAATGGCTGCTTGTGGTCGGCATGGTGGCATTTGCAACGGTCGCTCAGCTCCTGATGACGAATGCCTACCGGGTTTTGACGGCGGCGCAAGGCGGATTGCTCTCGCTTACTGTGGTGGTTTGGAGCGCCATGTTTGGAACTCTATTCCTGGGGGACACAATGCCGATGCGCTTCTGGATCGGCGCGGCGATGATCCTTGGCTCCGCTGCCGTGGCCACACTCGAGGGGACGCGCGGGGAATCTACTCCTGTCCCATGCGATTAG
- a CDS encoding Type IV fimbrial assembly protein PilC: MSYRWKEIELLVSELAGAGAVGVDLTDALRCAKERLGQSPLGKRLDVVSNGLQAGQSLSEALARVADRLPPVLLAITRAGEVSGRLPQALSKYLEYLQMRRRLQNALLAALVYPAVVLTLLAAISVVFYAFVYGPLQEVALAFIPTGQREAYLHGFLPVRLALLCLTVVIVLVWLTSVGLTVVSVFRPGSATADRLLLRLPVYGRTLRHARLYHLSAMLDVMLSEGVPLREALATILETPDLPLVGETVKELREAIEHGTPLSRGLAKVSWFPRSEVWLLERAEERENVEQYFRRLAARSLEDFGNLEVAYRLLEPALICVLGLLVGSYVASIFAHFQTLHKWL; the protein is encoded by the coding sequence ATGTCTTACCGCTGGAAGGAAATTGAGCTACTCGTCAGTGAACTGGCTGGAGCTGGGGCAGTGGGAGTCGATCTGACGGACGCACTGAGATGCGCGAAAGAGCGCCTTGGCCAGAGTCCGCTTGGTAAGAGGCTGGACGTGGTAAGTAATGGTCTCCAAGCTGGTCAGTCGTTGAGCGAAGCGCTGGCACGAGTTGCCGACCGATTACCTCCTGTCCTTCTCGCGATCACTCGAGCTGGCGAAGTCAGTGGGCGGCTCCCACAGGCCCTAAGTAAATACCTTGAGTATCTTCAAATGCGGCGTCGTTTGCAGAACGCTCTCTTGGCTGCCTTGGTCTACCCAGCGGTAGTTCTCACGCTGCTTGCAGCTATCTCGGTCGTGTTTTATGCGTTCGTGTACGGGCCGCTGCAGGAGGTGGCTCTTGCATTCATCCCAACAGGGCAGCGAGAGGCGTATTTACACGGATTCTTGCCAGTACGTCTCGCTTTGCTTTGCCTCACGGTGGTCATCGTGCTCGTGTGGTTGACCAGCGTTGGGCTAACCGTTGTTAGCGTTTTTCGGCCAGGGTCAGCTACCGCAGATCGCCTTTTGCTCCGCCTTCCCGTCTATGGTCGTACATTGCGTCATGCGCGACTCTACCACCTTTCGGCGATGCTGGATGTTATGCTGAGTGAGGGCGTGCCCCTGCGCGAGGCGCTCGCCACGATCCTCGAGACGCCAGATTTGCCATTGGTCGGCGAGACCGTGAAGGAACTGCGCGAAGCGATCGAGCACGGAACGCCACTTTCTCGAGGACTCGCAAAGGTCTCGTGGTTCCCCAGATCCGAAGTCTGGCTCTTGGAGCGCGCTGAGGAGCGCGAGAATGTGGAGCAGTATTTCCGTAGGCTTGCGGCACGCAGTCTGGAAGACTTTGGCAATCTCGAGGTGGCTTACCGCCTTCTCGAGCCCGCACTTATTTGCGTTCTCGGGCTCTTGGTCGGCTCGTACGTCGCAAGCATTTTTGCTCATTTCCAAACGTTGCATAAGTGGCTGTGA
- a CDS encoding Type IV fimbrial assembly protein PilC, with protein sequence MRTSWRDLELFVRELSAGLSVGLAPVDVLPAIRRGVKNRRFAQALEVTEEFLRLGLSLSEALTKARCPLPRPIISLIAAGETSGELDVWFRRIVAYVEARRRIQSAYLRTITYPVVVLVIAAILMIVCESYLASLSNEPYALLEFAAMSRGFESQSTEFLLPVRLLRWAVLCTLVVLALSTFAVSALILSAPRRARFERFLTTLPFFGVVVARANLYHFATLMGTFVSGGAACLRDGLEAIAQMREEPLLAGVCKKLRDTLARGASPTEALGKEEWFPSHECWLMEQAFLQDTVTEYFQDLAQRTLDELDEFGRSLRAIEPMMMAFLGLLMGIYVLTVWPLLMFWIFGMR encoded by the coding sequence ATGCGAACCTCATGGCGAGATTTGGAGCTCTTTGTACGGGAACTTAGTGCCGGACTTTCGGTCGGACTGGCTCCGGTAGATGTGCTCCCGGCTATCCGTAGGGGAGTGAAGAATCGTAGATTTGCTCAAGCACTTGAGGTGACAGAGGAATTCCTTCGATTAGGCCTCAGCTTGAGCGAAGCCTTGACCAAGGCCCGCTGCCCGCTGCCTCGTCCGATCATTAGCTTGATCGCTGCGGGCGAGACCTCAGGCGAGCTGGATGTGTGGTTTCGGCGGATTGTCGCGTACGTCGAAGCCCGCCGGCGTATTCAGAGTGCCTACCTGCGCACAATTACCTATCCCGTGGTGGTTTTGGTGATCGCGGCCATTCTGATGATTGTTTGTGAGTCGTATCTCGCGTCGCTTTCGAATGAACCGTATGCATTGTTGGAATTTGCAGCCATGAGCCGCGGATTTGAATCCCAGAGCACTGAGTTTTTGTTACCCGTACGCCTTTTGCGGTGGGCAGTCCTGTGTACGTTGGTAGTGTTGGCCCTCAGTACTTTTGCAGTGTCTGCTCTTATCCTCTCTGCTCCGCGGAGAGCCCGCTTCGAACGTTTTCTTACGACCCTACCATTCTTTGGCGTCGTGGTCGCACGCGCAAATTTGTACCATTTTGCTACCCTAATGGGGACCTTCGTTTCGGGAGGAGCAGCTTGCTTGCGGGACGGACTCGAGGCAATTGCCCAAATGCGTGAAGAACCACTTTTGGCAGGAGTGTGCAAAAAACTACGTGACACGCTCGCTCGTGGGGCTTCGCCCACAGAGGCGCTTGGAAAAGAAGAATGGTTCCCCTCCCACGAGTGCTGGTTAATGGAACAAGCCTTTCTTCAGGACACAGTCACCGAATACTTTCAGGACCTTGCCCAGCGCACGCTTGATGAACTTGACGAATTTGGGCGCTCCCTTCGCGCAATCGAACCCATGATGATGGCGTTCCTCGGCTTACTCATGGGCATATACGTCCTCACCGTCTGGCCGTTGCTCATGTTTTGGATCTTCGGGATGCGGTAA